One genomic segment of Paenibacillus sp. FSL H8-0332 includes these proteins:
- a CDS encoding peptide ABC transporter substrate-binding protein yields the protein MKKSKSLLLMFALVLVIGTVLAGCGGNKNNTNSGTNAAATTAPEGSTNTGTTGDEKLAADQTLRVNLTAEPPTFNPAQAQDSQANTVLKTMYEGLTRMNDETGQAEPGIAEKWDVSADGLVYTFHLRDAQWSNGDPVEAADFVRAWKIVLDPNTDPTAPYAYQLYYLKNAEEYYGKKITDFSQVGVKAVDAKTLEVTLKAPTPYFLGLLSFYTYYPVHKSVEGNAKWATSKDTMITNGAFTLTEWTTGQSLQVSKNDKYWDAASVKLAKIDFSLVNSGATELLSYKNGELDRAGAPHGEIPQEQIPIVQKELPNEFQRKGIASTYYYEFNITEKPFDNVKIRKALAMSINRQALIDNVTLGGQIPAFGYVPPGIAGADGEFRNAVKDDYFKEDIEGAKALLKEGLAEEGLTALPPVELSYNTSEGHKKIALAVADMWKKALDITVNTVNQEWAVFIDNRQNLNYQIARAGWTADYNDPMTFLDMWVTGGGNNDTGYANPEYDKLINEAKTSSDLAARQEMFAKAEKMIIQDDMILIPFYYYTNNSLTKEYLKGVTLDFSGAIDFTRGYLLEH from the coding sequence ATGAAGAAGAGTAAAAGTCTATTGCTCATGTTCGCATTAGTTTTAGTTATCGGCACAGTGCTTGCTGGCTGCGGCGGAAACAAGAACAATACGAACAGCGGCACCAATGCAGCGGCGACGACTGCACCCGAAGGCAGCACGAACACAGGAACAACAGGTGACGAGAAGCTGGCTGCTGACCAGACACTTAGAGTTAACCTGACTGCAGAACCACCTACGTTTAACCCTGCACAAGCTCAGGACAGCCAAGCCAATACCGTCCTGAAGACAATGTATGAAGGCTTGACCCGCATGAATGATGAAACTGGCCAAGCTGAGCCAGGTATTGCCGAGAAGTGGGATGTTTCCGCTGACGGACTGGTATATACGTTCCACCTGCGTGATGCACAGTGGAGCAACGGTGACCCTGTAGAAGCTGCTGACTTCGTTCGCGCATGGAAAATCGTGCTCGACCCTAACACAGATCCTACTGCACCTTACGCTTATCAACTGTACTACCTGAAGAATGCTGAAGAATATTATGGAAAGAAAATTACAGATTTCAGTCAAGTGGGCGTAAAAGCTGTAGATGCGAAAACTCTTGAAGTTACGCTGAAGGCTCCAACTCCTTACTTCCTTGGACTTCTGTCCTTCTATACTTATTACCCTGTACACAAATCTGTTGAGGGTAATGCTAAATGGGCTACAAGTAAAGACACTATGATCACTAACGGCGCGTTCACCCTGACTGAGTGGACTACAGGCCAATCCCTGCAAGTAAGCAAGAACGATAAGTATTGGGATGCTGCAAGCGTTAAGCTGGCCAAAATCGACTTCTCCCTGGTTAACAGCGGCGCAACTGAACTGCTGAGCTACAAGAACGGCGAACTTGACCGCGCTGGCGCACCACACGGCGAAATCCCGCAAGAGCAGATTCCAATTGTACAAAAAGAGCTTCCTAACGAGTTCCAGAGAAAAGGTATCGCAAGTACCTATTACTATGAATTCAACATCACTGAAAAACCGTTCGACAACGTTAAAATCCGTAAAGCCCTGGCAATGTCTATTAACCGCCAGGCTCTGATCGACAACGTAACATTGGGTGGACAAATCCCAGCATTTGGTTATGTACCACCGGGTATTGCCGGCGCTGACGGTGAATTCCGTAATGCAGTTAAAGACGACTACTTCAAGGAAGATATTGAAGGAGCCAAAGCATTGCTTAAAGAAGGTCTGGCTGAAGAAGGTCTGACTGCACTGCCACCGGTTGAATTGTCTTACAACACCAGTGAAGGCCACAAGAAAATTGCTTTGGCTGTAGCTGATATGTGGAAAAAGGCTCTGGATATCACTGTAAACACTGTGAACCAGGAATGGGCTGTATTTATCGACAACCGTCAGAACCTGAACTACCAGATCGCACGTGCTGGCTGGACTGCGGATTACAATGATCCAATGACCTTCCTGGATATGTGGGTAACAGGCGGCGGTAACAATGATACAGGTTACGCTAACCCTGAGTATGACAAGCTGATTAACGAAGCTAAAACAAGCTCCGACCTGGCAGCACGCCAAGAAATGTTTGCCAAAGCTGAGAAAATGATCATTCAGGATGATATGATTCTGATTCCGTTCTACTACTACACAAACAACTCCCTGACTAAAGAGTACCTCAAAGGTGTAACTCTTGACTTCAGCGGTGCAATTGACTTCACTCGCGGATATCTCCTCGAGCACTAA
- a CDS encoding DUF3397 family protein has protein sequence MEFLRNSFGVLSVIPIVPFLIVYFAGIGLRHDKRKTMMMAMDVTTLFLLLSVSGLFNIIFDSSFGFFLILLIVLISAGLIGGAQNRLKGGVDGKRLLRAVWRLSFFFLGVGYVLFMVVGLIQYISQAM, from the coding sequence TTGGAATTTCTCCGGAATTCGTTCGGCGTGTTAAGCGTTATTCCGATTGTTCCTTTTTTAATTGTGTATTTCGCAGGAATCGGGCTGAGGCATGACAAGAGAAAAACAATGATGATGGCGATGGACGTAACGACTTTGTTTTTATTGCTGTCAGTTTCCGGATTGTTTAATATTATTTTCGACTCATCATTTGGCTTCTTTCTTATACTACTTATTGTATTAATATCCGCCGGACTGATTGGCGGCGCGCAAAACCGCCTCAAAGGAGGGGTGGACGGAAAACGGCTGCTTCGTGCAGTTTGGCGGCTTTCTTTCTTTTTCCTGGGCGTAGGCTACGTATTATTTATGGTGGTAGGCCTCATTCAATACATATCACAAGCGATGTAA
- a CDS encoding ketopantoate reductase family protein, with protein sequence MRIDVIGAGSLGLLLAGRLIAGGAEVRIWCRSEGQSRALTEQGLTVSYEDERESMLLPGSSFSAAPVEEYTQCQLAEPGEVTLLTVKQKVLHEALPEILLPLRDRKLVIIGFQNGYGHLELLRELLPESSIWAAVTTEAAKRKTLTEVIHAGKGEICLGKSSSPTYIHETDMQASDPAAIISFIEALASAGFHASLSKEVDTIIYRKLLINAVINPLTAIWRVQNGELLASPERVHLMRELYTEAIGIFEACGITLEQGAWEAILEVCRATSGNTSSMLADVLAVRETEIRWINGSIVNMGLQQGVQAPLHRGICGLVEGMTVREG encoded by the coding sequence ATGAGAATCGATGTGATAGGTGCTGGGTCACTGGGGCTGCTGCTTGCAGGCAGGCTGATCGCCGGCGGAGCCGAAGTGCGGATATGGTGCAGGAGTGAGGGGCAGAGCAGGGCGCTAACCGAACAGGGGCTGACTGTCAGCTATGAAGATGAGAGGGAGTCCATGCTGCTTCCAGGCAGCAGCTTCTCCGCTGCACCGGTAGAAGAATATACACAGTGTCAGCTCGCCGAGCCCGGGGAGGTTACGCTGTTAACGGTCAAGCAGAAGGTGCTTCATGAGGCTCTGCCTGAGATTCTCCTGCCGCTAAGAGACAGGAAGCTTGTAATCATAGGGTTCCAGAACGGCTATGGACATCTGGAGCTGCTGCGGGAGCTGTTGCCGGAATCATCCATCTGGGCGGCTGTAACGACAGAGGCGGCGAAGAGGAAAACATTAACAGAGGTTATTCATGCAGGTAAAGGGGAAATATGTTTAGGGAAGAGCAGCTCCCCTACTTATATTCATGAAACTGATATGCAGGCGTCTGATCCTGCGGCCATAATTAGTTTCATAGAAGCTCTTGCCTCAGCAGGATTTCACGCTTCTCTGTCGAAAGAAGTGGATACCATCATTTACCGGAAGCTTCTAATCAATGCTGTAATTAATCCTTTAACCGCCATTTGGCGGGTCCAGAACGGCGAATTGCTGGCCTCTCCTGAACGTGTACACCTTATGAGGGAACTGTATACAGAGGCAATCGGGATATTCGAGGCCTGCGGGATCACCCTGGAGCAGGGTGCCTGGGAAGCCATTCTTGAAGTATGCCGTGCGACCTCGGGCAATACATCATCGATGCTGGCTGATGTGCTTGCTGTAAGGGAGACGGAAATCCGCTGGATTAACGGAAGCATTGTGAATATGGGGCTGCAGCAGGGCGTTCAGGCGCCACTGCACCGCGGGATCTGCGGACTGGTAGAAGGCATGACTGTGAGGGAGGGGTGA
- a CDS encoding RsfA family transcriptional regulator, translated as MTAVRQDAWSAEDDLILAEITLRHIREGSTQLAAFEEVGEKIGRTSAACGFRWNSCVRKSYEDAIGIAKGQRQKRSYLKKQPASRGAQVAGLILGDMEEDYSRSEGLSENSLSIDAVIRFLRQWKGTFQEAGRQLKMLERDLREKEEELSELRVENERLSREVNLAQSDYRVVNDDYKALIQIMDRARRLAFLNEEDEEKTRFKMDANGNLERIE; from the coding sequence ATGACAGCCGTTAGACAGGATGCTTGGAGTGCGGAAGATGATCTGATATTGGCAGAAATAACGCTGCGTCATATCCGTGAAGGCAGCACACAGCTTGCTGCTTTTGAAGAGGTGGGTGAAAAAATCGGCAGAACTTCGGCTGCGTGCGGTTTCCGCTGGAACAGCTGTGTGCGCAAAAGCTACGAGGATGCCATCGGGATTGCCAAAGGCCAGCGCCAGAAACGGAGCTATCTGAAAAAACAGCCTGCCTCGCGCGGAGCACAGGTAGCCGGACTGATTCTTGGTGATATGGAAGAAGACTACAGCCGCAGCGAAGGATTAAGCGAGAACAGTTTGTCTATTGATGCAGTGATCCGCTTTTTGCGGCAATGGAAGGGAACGTTCCAGGAGGCCGGAAGACAGCTTAAAATGCTGGAGCGCGATCTGCGGGAGAAGGAAGAAGAGCTCTCTGAACTGAGAGTAGAGAATGAACGTTTATCCAGAGAAGTGAATCTTGCCCAGAGTGATTACCGTGTGGTCAATGATGATTACAAGGCGCTGATCCAGATTATGGACCGTGCGCGCAGGCTGGCTTTTCTTAATGAAGAGGATGAAGAGAAAACCCGCTTCAAAATGGATGCGAACGGAAACCTGGAACGGATTGAATAG